A genomic segment from Syntrophotalea acetylenivorans encodes:
- a CDS encoding SO_0444 family Cu/Zn efflux transporter, with protein sequence MLETILGILAECWDILVESAPYVLFGFFAAGLLKALVPEEVVARHLGKNSTGSVLKASLFGVPLPLCSCGVIPAAIGLRKQGASKGASASFLVSVPETGVDSIAITWALLDPIMTLVRPVSAFLTATVTGLLINLLPEEGVKSAAIKGSDCGCSSSCSGDKSKQPAKPPLLQRVRAGLAYAFGDLLGDIGKWLLIGIAVAGVISYLVPNDFFIRYLSSEFTSLLIMLVIGIPLYICASASTPIAAALVLKGLSPGAALVFLLAGPATNAATLTVVGRYFGRASTAIYLASIAICSLLLGYLVNRIYAFTGTDITRWIQQTDTATSSFLALASAVVLLALIIRNILPKSKKSSNTCGCGESCSA encoded by the coding sequence ATGCTCGAAACGATTCTAGGCATTCTTGCCGAATGCTGGGACATTTTGGTCGAGTCCGCCCCTTACGTCCTGTTCGGCTTTTTCGCTGCCGGGCTACTCAAGGCGTTGGTCCCCGAAGAGGTGGTGGCCCGCCATCTTGGAAAAAACAGCACCGGATCGGTCCTCAAGGCCTCACTCTTTGGGGTCCCATTGCCTCTCTGCTCTTGCGGGGTGATCCCGGCTGCCATCGGTCTGCGCAAACAGGGAGCGAGCAAGGGTGCATCAGCTTCCTTTTTGGTCTCGGTGCCGGAAACAGGGGTTGATTCAATCGCTATTACCTGGGCCCTGCTCGACCCGATCATGACTCTGGTTAGACCCGTGTCGGCCTTTTTAACCGCCACGGTAACTGGACTACTAATCAATCTGCTACCAGAGGAGGGCGTAAAGTCGGCCGCTATTAAAGGGAGCGATTGTGGCTGCAGCAGTTCTTGCAGTGGAGACAAGTCGAAACAACCCGCCAAACCACCTCTGCTTCAACGGGTGCGTGCCGGGCTCGCCTACGCCTTCGGCGACCTGTTGGGGGACATCGGCAAGTGGCTGCTGATCGGCATCGCCGTCGCCGGGGTCATCTCCTATCTGGTTCCGAACGATTTCTTCATCCGCTACCTCAGCAGTGAATTCACCTCGTTGCTGATCATGCTGGTGATCGGCATCCCCCTCTATATCTGCGCCAGTGCTTCTACTCCTATCGCCGCCGCCTTGGTTCTTAAAGGGCTCTCCCCCGGAGCGGCCCTAGTCTTTCTTCTTGCCGGCCCGGCCACTAACGCCGCCACGCTGACCGTGGTTGGCCGCTACTTCGGCCGTGCCTCAACCGCCATCTACCTTGCGTCGATCGCCATCTGTTCGCTGCTGCTCGGTTATCTGGTGAACCGCATTTACGCTTTCACTGGCACCGATATCACTCGCTGGATTCAGCAGACAGATACAGCGACTTCGTCTTTTCTTGCCCTAGCCTCGGCAGTGGTTCTGCTAGCACTCATTATTAGAAATATCCTGCCAAAATCGAAGAAATCTTCAAACACCTGCGGATGTGGAGAATCATGCTCAGCCTAA
- a CDS encoding metal-dependent transcriptional regulator: MKASERIEEALEVLWECLMEDSSPQMEAENQLSQKLEISLDQLEQEGLVERSAETIQFTPAGKKEAERAIRRHRLSERLCYDIIETDQVDMEEAACQVEHIVKNGNEEKICRLLGHPETCPHGKPIPPGDCCRKAREAKERFVVPLTSLKPGEAGTIAYIKAGDSKKLQKLMVMGVLPGNAIELNANFPSFVFSVDYSQYAVDADMAAAIIVKRG, from the coding sequence ATGAAAGCAAGTGAGCGGATTGAAGAAGCTTTGGAGGTTCTGTGGGAGTGCCTGATGGAGGATTCCAGCCCACAGATGGAAGCGGAAAACCAGTTGAGTCAAAAACTGGAGATTTCCCTCGATCAACTGGAACAAGAGGGGCTGGTGGAACGGTCGGCGGAAACCATCCAATTTACCCCGGCAGGAAAGAAAGAAGCCGAGCGAGCAATTCGTCGGCACCGTCTTTCGGAGCGCCTATGCTACGACATCATTGAAACCGACCAGGTGGACATGGAAGAGGCCGCCTGCCAAGTAGAGCATATTGTTAAAAATGGAAACGAAGAAAAAATCTGTCGATTGTTGGGGCACCCCGAAACCTGTCCCCACGGCAAGCCGATCCCTCCAGGGGACTGCTGTCGAAAGGCCCGCGAGGCGAAAGAGAGATTCGTTGTACCCCTAACCAGCTTGAAACCGGGGGAAGCCGGGACGATTGCCTACATCAAGGCCGGTGACTCTAAAAAACTGCAGAAGTTAATGGTCATGGGAGTGCTTCCCGGCAACGCCATTGAGTTAAACGCCAATTTCCCATCCTTTGTCTTTTCAGTCGATTACAGCCAGTATGCGGTTGATGCGGACATGGCCGCGGCGATCATCGTCAAAAGAGGGTAG